The genomic interval GAGCGTGCGGGAGCCGCCGGACGTCCCGGCTCCGGCGGTGGAGCCCTGCATCAGGCCGATGGCCTTCTCGCGGCAACGCTCCACCTCCTTGCTCGTCGCGAGCCCCCGCTCGACGACGAGGCGGCCGACGGTGGAGTCGTAGTTGGATTCACCGGAAGGGGCGCTGCCGCTGGTGCTGCTCGAAGGAGAAGGGTCGCTCATGGCAAAGCCGGCGCCGGAGGCCGGGCGGGAGAGAGGGGTGCAGGCGAGGAGGAGCTTACGGAACGGTCCGGAAGCCCGTTCGCCGCTGGCCGCTCGGGCAGCCTCCTCAGGCCCCACCGGCCGAGAGGGCCCCCCGCTCTCGGAGGGCGTGGACCATCCGCTCGACGCAGGCCTCCACCGCGTCCTCCGCCGTGGAGAGCCGCAAGTCCGGCGAAGCGGGCGGCTCATAAGGCGCCGCCATGTCGCTGAAGGCGGCCATGTTGCTGCCCTTGCCCTCGGCTCGCTCGCGGCAGGCCGCCTCGGGCGCGTCGACGTGGACCTCCAGGAAGCGCTCCGCCCCGATGATCTGCCTCGCCTCCTCGCGGTCCGCGGCGGCGGGCGAGAGGAACGAGCAGATCGTGATCAGCCCGGCCCGGTTGGCCATCTTCGCCACCTCCGCCGCCCGGCGCAGGTTCTCGCGCCGGTCGTCCTCGCTGAAGGTCAGGTCGTTGCTCAGGCCCAGCCGGGCGCTGCGTCCGTCCAGCGTGAACACCGTGTGGCCCTCGTCGAAGAGCCGCCGCTCGAGGGCCCAAGCCAGCGTCGACTTGCCCGAGCCGGTGAGGCCGGTCAGCCACACGGTCGCCGGCGACTGCTTCAGCCGCTGCCTCCGCTCCTGGTCGCTCACCAGCGAGCGGTGCTGGTCGGCCGAGGTGGCGAGGCCCTGCGAGATCTTCTCCAGCGCCGCCCGCTTCGCCGAGGTCGCGCGGTCGAGGATCATCCCCGCCGCCACCGTCCGGTGCGTCATCCGATCGATGAGGATGAACGCCCCGGTGCCGCGGTTCTTGCTGTAGGGGTCGAAGGCAACCGGCCGCGCGACCTCCACCACCACGCGGCCGATCTCGTTGAGCTTCAGCGTGTCGCTGTCGTGGCTCGCCAGCGTGTTGACGTCCACCCGGTACCGCAGCTCGGTCACCTGCCCCGGCGTCTGGCGGGTCGTGTGCTTGACGAGGTAGCCGCGGCCGGTCTCCAGGGGCTGGTCGTCCATCCAGACGAGCATCGCCTCGAAGGCCTGTGCGACCTGGGGCTGGTTGTTCGTTCGGACGATCATGTCGCCGCGGCTCGCGTCCACCTCGTCGTCGAAGGTCAGCGTGGCCGACATCGGCGCGAAGGCTTCGTCGACCGGACCGTCGGGGCCGAGCACCTCCTTGATCGTGGTGGTCTTCCGCGACGGCAGCACCGTGACCTCGTCGCCGGGCCGCACCACGCCCGAGGCGAGCGTGCCCGCGAAGCCGCGGAAGTCCAGGTTCGGGCGCGTTACCAGCTGCACCGGGAAGCGCATGTCCACCAGGTTCCGGTCGCTGCCGATGTACACCGTCTCGAGGATGTGCATCATCGTGCCGCCCTCGTACCAGGGCGTGTTCTCGCTCTCGTTGACGACGTTGTCGCCATCGAGCGCCGACATCGGCACGAAGCGGATGTCCGGCAGGTCCAGCTTGCCCACGAAAGCGGTGTAGTCGGCCTTGATCTTCTCGAAGACCTCCTGGCTGAAGCCGACCAGGTCCATCTTGTTGATGGCGACCACGACGTGCTTGATGCCCAGCAGGCTCGCGATGAAGGAGTGCCGCCGCGTCTGGGTCTGCACGCCGTGCCGCGCGTCGATCAGGATGATCGCCAGGTCGGCCGTGCTCGCCCCGGTCGCCATGTTCCGCGTGTACTGCTCGTGCCCGGGCGTGTCGGCGATGATGAACTTGCGCTTCTTCGTGGAGAAGTAGCGGTACGCCACGTCGATGGTGATCCCCTGCTCCCGCTCCGCGCGGAGGCCGTCGGTCAGGAGCGCCGGGTCGAAGTCCCGGTCGCCCTTGTCCGCCGTGGTGCCGTGCTTCTTGGAGTCCTTCCGGACGGTCGCGAGCTGGTCCTCGTAGACCATCTTCGAGTCGTAGAGCATCCGCCCGATGAGCGTCGACTTCCCGTCGTCGACGCTGCCGCAGGTGATGAAACGCATGAGCTGCTTCTGCTCGTGCTGCTTCAGGTACTCGTGGATGTCGGTGACTTCTGGCGCTTCCAAGGGTCCGCTCCGCGGGTTGAGAGTGTTCTAAGCACGCCTCCGACCGGGCGGAGCCCGGTCTGCGGGTCGGCGCGTCGCTCGCATCGAGCATGTTCCCGAGAATCCCGGGGGACCGCCACAACGGCCTACGCGTGGAGACTCGGCAGCCGCCGCTTGCTCCGTCCGGCGGCGGAGCCGCCGGAACTTCAGAAATAGCCTTCCTTCTTCTTCTGCTCCATCGACCCCTCCTCGTCCTGGTCGATCACCCGCCCCTCCCGCTCGGAGCGGGTCGCGAGGATCATCTCCTGGATGACCTCCGGCAGGGTCGTCGCCGTCGACTCCACCGCCCCGGTGAGCGGGTAGCAGCCCAGCGTGCGGAAGCGGACGCTCTTCATCATGGGCACCTCGCCCTCGCGGAGCGGCATCCGGTCGTCGTCGACCTTGATGAGCACGCCGTCCCGCTCCACCACCGGCCGCTCGGCGGCGAGGTAGAGACCCGGGATGGGGATGTTCTCCAGGTGGATGTACTGCCAGACGTCCAGCTCGGTCCAGTTCGAGAGCGGGAACACGCGGATCGACTGCCCCTTGTCCACCTGGCTGTTGTAGAGGTTCCACAGCTCGGGCCGCTGGTTCTTGGGGTCCCACTGGTGGTTCTCGTCCCGGAAGGAGAAGACGCGCTCCTTGGCGCGGCTCTTCTCCTCGTCGCGGCGTGCCCCGCCGAACATGGCGTCGAACTTGTGCTTGTTCAGGCCCTGGAGCAGGGCCTGCGTCTTCATGATGTCGGTGTGCTTCTTGGAGCCCACGCTGAAGGGGTTGACGCCCGCCTTCACGCCCTCCTGGTTCGTGTAGACGATCAGGTCGAGCCCCAGCTCCTTCATGAGGTCGTCGCGGAACTTGATCATCTCGCCGAACTTCCACGTCGTGTCGACGTGCATCAGCGGGAACGGCGGCTTCGCGGGGGCGAAGGCCTTGAGGGCGAGGTGCAGCATCACCGCGGAGTCCTTGCCCACCGAGTACATCATCACCGGCTTGGAGAATTCGGCGGCCACCTCGCGGATGATGTGGATGCTCTCGGCCTCGAGCTGCT from Phycisphaera mikurensis NBRC 102666 carries:
- the cysD gene encoding sulfate adenylyltransferase subunit CysD is translated as MIRTATDAPPAADHGRTLTHLKQLEAESIHIIREVAAEFSKPVMMYSVGKDSAVMLHLALKAFAPAKPPFPLMHVDTTWKFGEMIKFRDDLMKELGLDLIVYTNQEGVKAGVNPFSVGSKKHTDIMKTQALLQGLNKHKFDAMFGGARRDEEKSRAKERVFSFRDENHQWDPKNQRPELWNLYNSQVDKGQSIRVFPLSNWTELDVWQYIHLENIPIPGLYLAAERPVVERDGVLIKVDDDRMPLREGEVPMMKSVRFRTLGCYPLTGAVESTATTLPEVIQEMILATRSEREGRVIDQDEEGSMEQKKKEGYF
- the cysN gene encoding sulfate adenylyltransferase subunit CysN: MEAPEVTDIHEYLKQHEQKQLMRFITCGSVDDGKSTLIGRMLYDSKMVYEDQLATVRKDSKKHGTTADKGDRDFDPALLTDGLRAEREQGITIDVAYRYFSTKKRKFIIADTPGHEQYTRNMATGASTADLAIILIDARHGVQTQTRRHSFIASLLGIKHVVVAINKMDLVGFSQEVFEKIKADYTAFVGKLDLPDIRFVPMSALDGDNVVNESENTPWYEGGTMMHILETVYIGSDRNLVDMRFPVQLVTRPNLDFRGFAGTLASGVVRPGDEVTVLPSRKTTTIKEVLGPDGPVDEAFAPMSATLTFDDEVDASRGDMIVRTNNQPQVAQAFEAMLVWMDDQPLETGRGYLVKHTTRQTPGQVTELRYRVDVNTLASHDSDTLKLNEIGRVVVEVARPVAFDPYSKNRGTGAFILIDRMTHRTVAAGMILDRATSAKRAALEKISQGLATSADQHRSLVSDQERRQRLKQSPATVWLTGLTGSGKSTLAWALERRLFDEGHTVFTLDGRSARLGLSNDLTFSEDDRRENLRRAAEVAKMANRAGLITICSFLSPAAADREEARQIIGAERFLEVHVDAPEAACRERAEGKGSNMAAFSDMAAPYEPPASPDLRLSTAEDAVEACVERMVHALRERGALSAGGA